One genomic region from Streptomyces sp. NBC_00582 encodes:
- a CDS encoding NUDIX hydrolase, which translates to MLTIKEAAPVQGYDKYAHEPFAVTVDLAVLTVREGTLHVLLVERGQEPYAGKWALPGGFVRPDESAETAARRELAEETGLDGVGAGSGLHLEQLRTYSEPDRDPRMRVVSVAFAALLPDAPEPHGGGDAAEARWLPYDETGPLAFDHDRILADAHERVGAKLEYTCLATSFCPPEFTLGELQQVYETVWGTGLDRPNFRRKVLATPGFVEPVPGAARLTGGRGKPAALYRAGTATALHPPLLRPPREGRSA; encoded by the coding sequence ATGTTGACCATAAAGGAGGCGGCACCGGTGCAGGGCTACGACAAGTACGCGCACGAACCCTTCGCCGTCACCGTCGACCTCGCCGTCCTCACGGTCCGCGAGGGCACCCTGCACGTCCTGCTCGTCGAGCGCGGACAGGAGCCGTACGCCGGGAAGTGGGCCCTGCCCGGCGGCTTCGTACGGCCGGACGAGTCCGCCGAGACGGCCGCCCGGCGCGAACTGGCCGAGGAGACCGGCCTGGACGGAGTCGGCGCCGGGTCCGGACTCCACCTGGAGCAGCTGCGCACCTACAGCGAACCCGACCGCGACCCCCGGATGCGGGTCGTGTCCGTCGCCTTCGCCGCCCTGCTGCCCGACGCGCCCGAACCGCACGGCGGCGGCGACGCGGCCGAGGCCCGCTGGCTGCCCTACGACGAGACCGGGCCGCTCGCCTTCGACCACGACCGGATCCTCGCCGACGCCCACGAACGGGTCGGCGCCAAGCTCGAGTACACCTGCCTCGCGACCTCCTTCTGCCCGCCCGAGTTCACCCTCGGCGAGCTCCAGCAGGTCTACGAGACGGTCTGGGGGACGGGGCTCGACCGTCCCAACTTCCGCCGCAAGGTACTGGCCACACCGGGGTTCGTCGAACCGGTGCCCGGAGCCGCGCGGCTGACCGGAGGCCGTGGCAAACCGGCCGCCCTCTACCGCGCGGGCACCGCCACCGCGCTCCACCCGCCCCTGCTGCGACCGCCCCGGGAAGGACGTTCCGCATGA
- the scpB gene encoding SMC-Scp complex subunit ScpB, which yields MTESPVAALDLKGALEAVLMVVDEPATEEHLAKIVERPRRQVADALRALADEYTVQGRGFELRFVAGGWRFYTRARFAPAVERFVLDGQQARLTQAALETLAVVAYRQPVSRSRVSAVRGVNCDGVMRTLLQRGLVEEAGTEPETGAILYATTNYFLERMGLRGLDELPELAPFLPEAEAIEAETQEAVPSFDPDAPDTDDGPTTKTTDTTTTEC from the coding sequence GTGACCGAGAGCCCCGTCGCCGCGCTCGATCTCAAGGGCGCCCTGGAGGCCGTCCTGATGGTCGTGGACGAGCCCGCCACCGAGGAGCACCTCGCGAAGATCGTGGAGCGGCCCCGGCGGCAGGTCGCCGACGCGCTGCGCGCCCTGGCCGACGAGTACACCGTGCAGGGACGCGGCTTCGAGCTGCGGTTCGTCGCGGGCGGCTGGCGGTTCTACACGCGCGCGCGGTTCGCGCCGGCGGTGGAGCGGTTCGTGCTGGACGGGCAGCAGGCCCGGCTCACCCAGGCCGCGCTGGAGACGCTCGCCGTGGTCGCCTACCGGCAGCCGGTCAGCCGCAGCCGGGTCTCCGCGGTGCGCGGGGTCAACTGCGACGGTGTGATGCGCACCCTGTTGCAGCGCGGTCTCGTCGAGGAGGCGGGCACGGAACCCGAAACAGGTGCGATCCTGTATGCGACGACGAACTACTTCCTGGAGCGGATGGGCCTGCGCGGTCTGGACGAGCTCCCGGAGCTCGCGCCCTTCCTCCCGGAGGCGGAGGCGATCGAGGCCGAGACCCAGGAAGCCGTGCCGTCGTTCGACCCGGACGCCCCGGACACGGACGACGGGCCCACGACGAAGACGACTGACACGACGACGACGGAATGTTGA
- a CDS encoding ADP-ribosylglycohydrolase family protein produces MTTTTVRKRAATGALLGLALGDALGFPTEFNDVPSILAKCGPWRGMELPGRPFVSDDTQMTLAVARALRTAMDRGLLVPTRLLRPLREEFVDWYQSPENNRAPGRTCLTACNLLKDEQRLWQDASQIGSKGCGANMRVAPVGLAPGLSEEQRAGAAQFQSALTHGHPTALAASDLTAHAVRLLAQGAPPAGLVARLRSYAVANRTRYHHRWLGDLWTRSQDPSAEHFIARGWDECLDILDRLAEALRDPAPESDPCLATGAGWIAEEAMATGLLCFLLFPEEPVTALRRAACSSGDSDSIACLTGAFAGAYTGADAWPTPWADRIEYQGELVTLGALWDL; encoded by the coding sequence ATGACCACGACCACCGTGAGGAAGCGCGCCGCCACCGGCGCCCTGCTGGGCCTCGCCCTCGGGGACGCGCTCGGCTTCCCCACCGAGTTCAACGACGTCCCCTCGATCCTCGCCAAGTGCGGGCCCTGGCGGGGGATGGAACTGCCCGGGCGCCCCTTCGTCTCCGACGACACCCAGATGACCCTCGCCGTGGCCCGCGCCCTGCGCACCGCGATGGACCGGGGACTGCTGGTGCCGACACGGCTGCTACGGCCCCTGCGTGAGGAGTTCGTGGACTGGTACCAGTCGCCCGAGAACAACCGCGCCCCCGGCCGGACCTGCCTGACCGCCTGCAACCTGCTCAAGGACGAGCAACGGCTGTGGCAGGACGCCAGCCAGATCGGCTCCAAGGGCTGCGGCGCCAACATGCGCGTCGCCCCCGTGGGCCTCGCCCCCGGCCTCAGTGAGGAACAGCGCGCCGGCGCAGCCCAGTTCCAGTCCGCGCTCACCCACGGCCACCCCACCGCGCTCGCCGCGTCCGACCTCACCGCCCACGCCGTACGGCTCCTCGCCCAGGGCGCCCCGCCGGCCGGACTGGTCGCGCGGCTGCGGTCGTACGCCGTCGCGAACCGCACCCGCTACCACCACCGCTGGCTCGGCGACCTGTGGACCCGCAGCCAGGACCCGTCCGCCGAGCACTTCATCGCGCGCGGCTGGGACGAGTGCCTGGACATCCTGGACCGCCTCGCCGAGGCGCTGCGCGACCCGGCACCCGAGAGCGACCCGTGCCTGGCCACCGGGGCGGGCTGGATCGCCGAGGAGGCCATGGCCACCGGCCTGCTGTGCTTCCTGCTCTTCCCCGAAGAGCCGGTCACCGCGCTGCGCCGGGCCGCGTGCTCCTCCGGCGACTCGGACTCCATCGCCTGTCTGACGGGCGCCTTCGCGGGGGCGTACACGGGCGCCGACGCCTGGCCCACGCCCTGGGCGGACCGGATCGAGTACCAGGGGGAGCTGGTGACGCTCGGCGCGCTGTGGGACCTGTGA
- the cmk gene encoding (d)CMP kinase produces MENGAAQPVIVAIDGPSGTGKSSTSKAVAAQLGLSYLDTGAQYRAITWWMVTNGIDIEDPTAIAAVAGKAEIVSGTDPANPTITVDGIDVAGPIRTQEVTSRVSAVSAVPEVRARITELQRSLATGAEKGIVVEGRDIGTTVLPDADLKIFLTASPEARAARRSGELKGSDVAATREALIKRDAADSSRKTSPLAKADDAVEVDTTELTLAQVVECVVTLVEEKRAGK; encoded by the coding sequence GTGGAAAACGGCGCCGCCCAGCCCGTGATTGTCGCCATCGACGGCCCCTCCGGCACGGGCAAGTCGAGCACGTCCAAGGCCGTGGCCGCCCAGCTCGGGCTGAGCTACCTGGACACCGGCGCCCAGTACCGGGCGATCACCTGGTGGATGGTGACCAACGGGATCGACATCGAGGACCCCACGGCGATCGCGGCCGTCGCGGGCAAGGCGGAGATCGTCTCGGGCACCGACCCGGCGAACCCGACGATCACCGTCGACGGCATCGACGTCGCCGGCCCGATCCGCACCCAGGAGGTCACCTCCCGGGTCAGCGCGGTCAGCGCGGTCCCCGAGGTGCGGGCCCGGATCACCGAGCTGCAGCGTTCGCTGGCCACCGGCGCGGAGAAGGGGATCGTCGTCGAGGGCCGGGACATCGGTACGACGGTGCTGCCCGACGCCGATCTGAAGATCTTCCTCACCGCCTCCCCGGAGGCGCGCGCCGCCCGCCGCAGCGGTGAGCTCAAGGGCTCCGACGTGGCCGCCACCCGTGAGGCGCTGATCAAGCGGGACGCGGCCGACTCCTCCCGCAAGACCTCCCCGCTCGCCAAGGCGGACGACGCCGTCGAGGTGGACACCACCGAGCTGACCCTGGCCCAGGTCGTCGAGTGCGTCGTCACCCTCGTCGAGGAGAAGCGGGCCGGAAAGTGA
- a CDS encoding pseudouridine synthase has translation MRSSGSGSGKSGGRGNHRGAGNGRDQKQGGQGGQGRPRKPRPEERRYDVGPGASPDGPKSGRGGSARGGAKGGPKKPQPQRGRTAPGSSREYEARAEERNRERYAGKKDIKPPKTFPGAEQEGERLQKVLARAGYGSRRACEELIEQARVEVNGEIVLEQGKRVDPEKDEVKVDGLTVATQSYQFFSLNKPAGVVSTMEDPEGRQCLGDYVTNRETRLFHVGRLDTETEGVILLTNHGELAHRLTHPKYGVKKTYLAHIVGPIPRDLGKKLKDGIQLEDGYARADHFRVVEQTGKNYLVEVTLHEGRKHIVRRMLAEAGFPVDKLVRTAFGPITLGDQKSGWLRRLSNTEVGMLMNEVDL, from the coding sequence ATGCGAAGCAGCGGTAGCGGTAGCGGGAAGAGCGGCGGGCGCGGTAACCACCGCGGGGCCGGCAACGGCAGGGACCAGAAGCAGGGCGGCCAGGGCGGCCAGGGGCGCCCCCGCAAGCCCCGTCCCGAGGAGCGCCGCTACGACGTGGGCCCCGGCGCCTCCCCGGACGGCCCGAAGTCCGGGCGCGGCGGCTCCGCGCGCGGCGGTGCCAAGGGCGGCCCCAAGAAGCCCCAGCCCCAGCGCGGGCGCACGGCCCCCGGCAGCTCGCGTGAGTACGAGGCGCGGGCCGAGGAGCGCAACCGCGAGCGGTACGCGGGCAAGAAGGACATCAAGCCGCCCAAGACCTTCCCGGGCGCCGAGCAGGAGGGCGAGCGGCTGCAGAAGGTCCTCGCGCGCGCGGGCTACGGCTCCCGACGGGCCTGCGAGGAGCTCATCGAGCAGGCGCGGGTCGAGGTCAACGGCGAGATCGTGCTCGAGCAGGGCAAGCGCGTCGACCCGGAGAAGGACGAGGTGAAGGTCGACGGCCTGACGGTCGCGACGCAGTCGTACCAGTTCTTCTCGCTGAACAAGCCGGCCGGTGTGGTCTCCACGATGGAGGATCCGGAGGGGCGGCAGTGCCTCGGGGACTACGTCACCAACCGTGAGACCCGGCTCTTCCACGTCGGCCGGCTCGACACCGAGACCGAGGGCGTCATCCTGCTCACCAACCACGGCGAGCTGGCGCACCGGCTGACCCACCCGAAGTACGGCGTGAAGAAGACCTACCTCGCGCACATCGTCGGCCCGATCCCGCGCGATCTCGGCAAGAAGCTCAAGGACGGCATCCAGCTCGAGGACGGCTACGCGCGCGCGGACCACTTCCGGGTCGTCGAGCAGACCGGCAAGAACTACCTCGTCGAGGTCACCCTGCACGAGGGCCGCAAGCACATCGTGCGCCGGATGCTGGCCGAGGCGGGCTTCCCGGTCGACAAGCTGGTGCGGACCGCCTTCGGGCCGATCACCCTCGGCGACCAGAAGTCGGGCTGGCTGCGGCGGCTGTCCAACACGGAGGTCGGCATGCTGATGAACGAGGTCGACCTCTAG
- a CDS encoding prephenate dehydrogenase, protein MRTALVIGTGLIGTSAALALAQRGVVVHLEDHDPGQARTAAALGAGTDEAPEGPVDLAVVAAPPAHVAAVLADAMRRGVARGYLDVASVKGGPRRELEALGPDPSVMARYIGTHPMSGREKSGPLAATGDLFEGRPWVLTPTRDTDTEVLNLALELVSHCRAVPVVMDADAHDRAVALVSHMPHLVSSMVAARLQNAEEAAVRLCGQGIRDVTRIAASDPRMWIDILSANPGPVADLLTDVAADLDETVRALRALQSSDDAKRREGADGIEDVLRRGNAGQVRVPGKHGAAPRVYEAVVVLLDDRPGQLARIFADAGQVGINIEDVRIEHATGQQTGLMQLMVEPKSAPVLSAALRERGWSIRQ, encoded by the coding sequence GTGAGGACCGCACTCGTCATCGGCACCGGGCTCATCGGCACCTCCGCCGCCCTGGCCCTCGCCCAGCGGGGCGTCGTCGTCCATCTGGAGGACCACGACCCCGGACAGGCCCGTACGGCCGCCGCGCTCGGCGCCGGCACCGACGAGGCGCCCGAGGGCCCCGTCGACCTCGCCGTGGTGGCCGCCCCGCCCGCCCACGTGGCCGCCGTGCTCGCCGACGCCATGCGCCGGGGCGTGGCCCGCGGCTACCTGGACGTGGCCAGCGTCAAGGGCGGTCCCCGCCGGGAGCTGGAGGCGCTCGGCCCGGACCCGTCCGTGATGGCCAGGTACATCGGCACGCACCCCATGTCCGGCCGGGAGAAGTCCGGCCCGCTGGCCGCGACCGGCGATCTCTTCGAGGGCCGGCCCTGGGTGCTCACCCCCACCCGGGACACCGACACCGAGGTCCTCAACCTCGCCCTGGAACTCGTCTCGCACTGCCGGGCCGTCCCCGTGGTGATGGACGCCGACGCGCACGACCGCGCCGTCGCGCTCGTCTCCCACATGCCCCACCTGGTCTCCAGCATGGTCGCGGCCCGGCTGCAGAACGCCGAGGAGGCCGCCGTACGCCTGTGCGGGCAGGGCATCCGGGACGTCACCCGGATCGCCGCCTCCGACCCCCGGATGTGGATCGACATCCTCTCCGCGAACCCGGGGCCCGTCGCCGACCTGCTCACCGATGTCGCCGCCGACCTGGACGAGACGGTGCGGGCCCTGCGCGCACTGCAGTCCTCCGACGACGCCAAGCGACGTGAGGGCGCCGACGGCATCGAGGACGTCCTGCGCCGCGGCAACGCCGGACAGGTCCGCGTCCCCGGCAAGCACGGGGCCGCCCCGCGCGTCTACGAGGCCGTGGTGGTGCTCCTCGACGACCGGCCGGGCCAGCTCGCCCGCATCTTCGCGGACGCCGGACAGGTGGGCATCAACATCGAGGACGTACGCATCGAGCACGCCACCGGGCAGCAGACCGGTCTGATGCAGCTCATGGTGGAGCCGAAGTCGGCGCCGGTGCTCTCGGCGGCGCTGCGCGAGCGCGGCTGGTCGATCCGGCAGTAG
- the aroH gene encoding chorismate mutase, giving the protein MAVRAVRGAVQLERDEAGHMDEQVGALLTAVLERNSLSADDLISIWFTATPDLHSDFPAAAARALGIVDVPLICAQELDVEGAMPRVVRLLAHVESERPRAEISHVYLGAAAALRKDIAQ; this is encoded by the coding sequence GTGGCGGTACGAGCGGTCCGGGGAGCCGTCCAACTGGAACGCGACGAGGCCGGGCACATGGACGAGCAGGTCGGGGCCCTGCTCACCGCCGTCCTGGAGCGGAACTCCCTCAGCGCGGACGACCTGATCAGCATCTGGTTCACGGCCACCCCCGATCTGCACAGCGACTTCCCGGCCGCCGCCGCCCGGGCGCTCGGCATCGTCGACGTCCCCCTGATCTGCGCCCAGGAACTCGACGTCGAGGGCGCCATGCCGCGCGTCGTCCGCCTGCTCGCGCACGTCGAGTCCGAGCGGCCGCGCGCCGAGATCAGCCATGTCTACCTCGGCGCCGCCGCCGCCCTGCGCAAGGACATCGCCCAGTGA
- a CDS encoding Rieske (2Fe-2S) protein — MTISPTRRTVLIVTGGAAAALATGCGNDDGGGSSSDSADATKSAAGGALAKTTEIPEGGGKIFTAEKVVVTQPTKGDFKAFSAVCTHQGCTVGSVANGTINCPCHKSEFRIADGSVASGPATKPLPQKQISVRGDSITLT, encoded by the coding sequence ATGACCATCTCCCCGACACGACGCACGGTGCTCATCGTGACGGGCGGCGCGGCAGCGGCCCTCGCCACGGGCTGCGGCAACGACGACGGCGGCGGTTCGTCGTCGGACTCCGCGGACGCGACGAAGTCCGCCGCCGGGGGCGCGCTGGCGAAGACCACCGAGATCCCCGAGGGCGGCGGCAAGATCTTCACGGCCGAGAAGGTCGTCGTCACCCAGCCGACGAAGGGTGACTTCAAGGCCTTCTCGGCGGTCTGCACCCATCAGGGCTGCACGGTGGGCTCGGTCGCGAACGGCACGATCAACTGCCCCTGTCACAAGAGCGAGTTCCGTATCGCCGACGGCTCGGTGGCCTCGGGTCCGGCGACGAAGCCGCTGCCTCAGAAGCAGATCTCGGTGCGGGGCGACAGCATCACGCTGACCTGA
- a CDS encoding segregation and condensation protein A: MTSSDVPAPGTPRAGRRRALGKGPGAPAVEPDTAVEPETAVEPDAVVEAPVVDEASRAEASPEIPDGVFTVRLANFEGPFDLLLQLISKHKLDVTEVALSKVTDEFMAHIRAMGPDWDLDQTTEFLVVAATLLDLKAARLLPAAEVEDEADLALLEARDLLFARLLQYRAYKQVADVFTHRLDVEARRYPRTVGLEPHHAELLPEVVISIGAEGFARLAVKAMQPRPKPQVYVDHIHAPLVSVQEQAGIVVARLRELGEASFRTLVEDTDDTLTVVARFLALLELYREKAVALDQETALGELLVRWTAGDGDAQPMVTDEFDRPPEPPEEPEKGNEKGKKP; encoded by the coding sequence ATGACCTCGAGCGACGTTCCCGCCCCCGGCACACCCCGTGCGGGCCGTCGGCGTGCGCTGGGCAAGGGGCCGGGCGCTCCGGCGGTCGAGCCCGACACGGCGGTCGAACCGGAGACGGCGGTCGAGCCGGACGCGGTCGTGGAGGCGCCGGTCGTCGACGAGGCGTCGCGGGCCGAGGCGTCGCCGGAGATCCCCGACGGTGTCTTCACGGTGCGGCTCGCCAACTTCGAGGGGCCGTTCGATCTGCTGCTCCAGCTCATCTCCAAGCACAAGCTGGACGTCACCGAGGTCGCGCTGTCGAAGGTGACCGACGAGTTCATGGCGCACATCCGGGCGATGGGACCGGACTGGGACCTCGACCAGACGACCGAGTTCCTCGTCGTCGCCGCCACCCTGCTCGATCTGAAGGCGGCCCGGCTGCTGCCCGCCGCCGAGGTGGAGGACGAGGCCGACCTGGCGCTGCTGGAGGCCCGGGACCTGCTGTTCGCCCGGCTGCTGCAGTACCGCGCGTACAAACAGGTCGCCGACGTCTTCACACACCGGCTCGACGTCGAGGCCCGCCGCTACCCCCGGACCGTAGGCCTGGAACCGCACCACGCCGAGCTGCTGCCCGAGGTGGTCATCAGCATCGGGGCGGAGGGATTCGCCAGGCTCGCGGTGAAGGCGATGCAGCCCCGGCCGAAGCCGCAGGTGTACGTCGACCACATCCACGCGCCGCTGGTGAGCGTGCAGGAGCAGGCCGGGATCGTCGTCGCGCGGCTGCGGGAGCTGGGGGAGGCCTCCTTCCGGACGCTCGTCGAGGACACCGACGACACCCTGACCGTGGTGGCCCGGTTCCTGGCGCTGCTGGAGCTGTACCGGGAGAAGGCGGTCGCGCTCGACCAGGAGACCGCGCTCGGGGAACTGCTCGTGCGCTGGACCGCCGGGGACGGGGACGCCCAGCCGATGGTCACCGACGAGTTCGACCGGCCGCCGGAGCCGCCCGAGGAGCCCGAGAAGGGGAACGAGAAGGGGAAGAAGCCGTGA